The stretch of DNA TGCAAAACCTACTAATCTAATTTGAGATTGATAAACTGCAAAGGTCAGAGGCAGTGCGCGAATACTActacacatgttgccatctaaAATAGCACGCTGCCTTACGAATTCTACGCCACAGAAATAATGGAGTCTTTTTTTAGAACGGAAACAATGGAGTCCGAGTCTAATAAAACAATGGAGCCCGAGTCTAATAGGAAATCGGaaatacaaaattttaattCAGTATAGTTTTTTTATGTGATATAGATTTTTTAGAATAATACAGAcagttagatcttcataaaatctaacggtgcaaatccttctcttttttagattaatgtgggaatttctagaccctctcggtgaacgtggtggctttttttaacactattgtattaagataatagatatcTGCCTGTTTACTTATTTGCAGGGGggaatctgtaattaatttactttgcacaagcaaataaaattagttatttttttcatggATTTAAAAATGGAATCCTGTTCCTGGTTGAGCAACAAGTAAAAAATAGGCGCATGTATTGCAATGTTTACCTGGCTTTGTTTTGCCAAATGGGTGCCTTTCCTGAATACTGTAATCTTTTACTGACTTTCTTCAGCAACTCCTTAACAGGAGGGAGTTTTGCAAAGGGCACAATATGCATAGGAGAGCTTGATGTTGTGAATATTACCAAGTTCCGGAGTATATGGAGCTGCTCAGGAGCTTCATTTTATGAGCCAGAAGGAGTTCCTGATGGTTTCTACTGTCTTGGGCACTATGCCCAACAGAATAATCGCCCCTTACAGGGTTTTCTTATTGTGGCAAGGGAAGTGGCTAGTCACCAGCAGATTAATAGCAAGCCCGCCCTTGAGAAACCATTAGATTACTCCCTTGTTTGGACCAATGCCAACTTAAACGAAGATGAGAACAGCGAATGTGGTTGCTTCTGGCTGCCATCTCCACCAAATGGGTATAAAGCCCTTGGCTATGTGGTTACTAAAGGACCAAAGAAGCCCTCGCTGGAGGCAGTTCGATGTGTGCGAGATGACCTAACagacacatgtgaacatgttCGTTCAATTGTAAATATCGAAAATGCATGCCAAATTTGGCAGACAAGGCCTTGCCACCGAGGGGTGAGAGGACATGGTGTACCGGTTGGTACATTCTCCTGTGAAATTGATTCAACAGACAGTAAGAAATCGAGAGTTCCCTGCTTGAAAAATTTCGACTCGAATTTGAGAGCCATGCCTAATTTGGAGCAAATCAATGCTCTGATCAAGCACTATGGCCCAACTGTTTTCTTCCACCCACAAGAGACCTACTTACCATCATCAGTTTCTTGGTTCTTTGAGAATGGAGCTACAGTTTACAAGAAAGACAAAAAAATGGGAGATGCCATACTCCCTGGTGGCTCGAACCTGCCTGCTGGTGGAACAAATGATGGTGAGTATTGGATTGATCTCCCTGATGATGATAGGAAAGAACATGTCAAAGTTGGCAATCTGAAGAGTGCTGAGCTATATGCTCATGTGAAGCCAGCTCATGGAGGGACCTTCACTGACATTGCCATGTGGGTATTCTGCCCATTCAACGGGCCTGCAACGATCAAGGTTTCGTTTGCAAGCTTCGCTCTTCAGAAAGTTGGTAGACATGTTGGAGACTGGGAGCATTTCACCCTCCGAGTGAGTAACTTCTCGGGTGTGTTGTCATCTATCTATTTCTCGCAGCACAGTGGGGGTGAATGGGTAGATGCTTGCAATTTGGAGTTCATCTCAGGCAACAAAGCAATCGTGTACTCGTCTAGGAATGGACATGCAAGCTACCCTCACCCAGGCTGCTATCTGATGGGGTCTGAGAAGCTTGGTGTCGGAGTAAGAAATGATGTAGCTCGAAGTAATTTTTCAGTTGATTCAAGCATGCAGTATAAAATCATCTCTGCAGGACACCTGGGAGATGTTGTTGTGGAACCACGCTGGCTGCAGTACATGAGGGAGTGGGGCCCGGCCGTAACATACAACTCACGTTCCGAGATAGACACGGTGCTTAGCTTCTTGCCGTTCTTTCTCCGGTTCACAGTGGAAGCAATATTCAACAGCCTTCCGGACGAATTGTACGAGGAGGAAGGTCCTACAGGACCCAAGGAGAAGAACAACTGGGAAGGTGATGAGAGATCCTAGGCTTCATCGCCGTCATTATTTATCCCAGCTACTTTTATCTGTACCATAAAGCTGTATTTAGTTAAAGATTGCTATGCTATGCCATGATAGAACATTTTAGTTTGAGATATTTTAGATAAATGGTGGTGAAAGCTTGAACATTCGGTGCACTTGTCACCTTTAAGAGACATTGCATTGTTTACTAGCTCGATGCTGTGGTGCCTGCCTACTTGTCCTGCGTGACTGCAAAATTGGGCCTTGTATTGTACCAGATGTACTTCTATTTGGCTAGAGCTACAAATGTAGTTCAAAAATCAAAATGAATGATCTTGTGAGTTCCTTCAATTATGAGTAAAACATTTGCAGAGCCTTTTTCCGATGCATCATTTTCTTACAGGACAGGTAAATAAACAATGTATAGACTTTGGCCTCTAATTTGACATTTCAAAGCACGTAATAGAGCGGGGAAAAACGATGATGCGTTCTCCGTGGATTGCCTCGTCTGCCAGGCCAGCAAAAAAACTGCCAGCAGGTTCGACGAGCAAAGCGCCAAAGCGGCCTCCTGCGTCGGTACTCTTCTGTGATTTCCTGACTCCGAAAAGGGCGTGTGTGCTCTACTGAAtcttttttgaaggaaatttcTTTTCGCATCTGACAAGGGCAGAGGTGCTTGCTTCGAATACATGTCTTGTCATCCCAGTGCATCCTGATCTGTGCACTTGATGCTGTCCTTGCTAGCATATTTTGCAGGCTAAGCCTGTAATCTGTTCTTGCGCGATCCCAATCAAGCAAAAGTGTCTGAAAAGAACATTCGTGGATTCCTACAACTCGAGCACCAGTATCGCTTCTAACTTCACCAGATGATTTGGTTTACAAGAGGAGAGGTGATTAGCAACGGAGTCTACCCGTCAGCTGCACAGGAAGTACTGTTTTGAGGTCATGACAGTGAACCTGACATTGGTGATGACTCCATTTTACACTGGATGAGCTACTAACCTCTGAGTCAACTGCTGATTCCTGAGCCTTTGACCTTCTGAGTGCGAACCTCTGGTGCCAGGATAGTGCATCGATCACAATAGAATTTGGCAGTGAAATACAGTAATGGACACAGAGAACAGGCACCCGAATCTGACGCCAAAAAATGAAAATTTCCCCACTCTTATTACGCACGTTATTCCCTTCATTCTCCACTTTGCAAGGGAGAAAGCAGTATGCATAGTtgttatacatacatacatacatacatacatacatacatacatacatacatacatacgcATCAGCTTTGGGTAATGTACTAGTGTCGCCAACTCCTCCGGTGCCTACCAGCCTCTACCAACTGTGTTCCCTCATAGATTCCATGGTTGTTCAGGTCAGGGAACAACCAGTGTGTTCCGCCCACTCATATACACCTCGTTTTCTATCTCACCTATGCTGTCGGTGCGAACCTCTATGGTGTAAGTACACTGGCAGATACGGGTATTTTACCTCCCAGACTCTATTTTTTTGGTTTGGGAGTGGGTTTAAGCTAAGCCTCTCTTATATACAGCTCGATCGAGTAGAGTATTCAGATACAAGCTGCATGAACATAGATGACTTGTCCTCTAAAAGCTTCTGGGGCGTGTCGAACTCTGCAACTTTACCTGAAATCAAGACGATGAGGTTAGTTATTTGTAAAGAGTTCTATTTCGAATTCTAGAATTTGATGAGCAAGTGGGAAAGAAGTTAGCTCAGAAAATCTAGCTATGGACAAGAAAGGAAGCATGGTCAATTCGTTAAAGAGCTCGTACCATCACTAAGGACCAGTACAAGGTCACTGTCAATAACAGTGGGAATACGATGAGCAATAGTACAGACTGTGCAGTCCTTGAATTCACTGCGAATAATCTTTTGGATAAGATTATCTGTTGCTGTGTCAACAGATGCCGTTGCCTCATCAAGCACCAGAATTTTTGCCTGCTTGAGCAATGCCCTACCCAGTGCGATGAGTTGGCGCTGTCCCACACTCCAGTTATCCCCATTTTCTAGCACTGCAAAAGCAAAAGTCAGTCCAGGAAGAACAAATTTTGCATGAAACACTCACATTCCCACTCTTCAAAGAATTGCTTGGTAACTGAAAATATCAAACCAACCTGGACTGTCAAGTTTTTCTTCCTTGGAACGAATGACCTCTCCTAGCTGACACTTTTCTAGCGCCTGAAATAAAAGATGTTTCTTTGATAAGAATGACACATGTTTAACATGAGTATAGCATCAAAGTGACCAGGATTTACCTCCCAAATTTCTTGATCAGGACGCTCTTCAAGAGGATCAAGGTTCATTCTGATAGTGCCCTCAAACAATGTAGGGTCTTGGGGGATGATGCTCAACCGTGACCGCAAATCATGAAGACCAATGGCAGAAATGTCAATGTTGTCAATTATAATCTTCCCTCCGGTGGGTTCAATCAGGCGGAAAAGGGCCTGAATAAGAGTAGATTTACCACTTCCAGTCCGCCCTACAATCCCAATCTTTTTCCCACCAGGAAACATACAGCTTACACCATGAAGAACTAATGGTAGATCATCCTTGTAGCGTACCTTTCATATTCACAAAAAGCAAAGTTAGATGCCAAAACTAAATGGATCATAAAGTACATGCATATGCACAAAAATGAATATTAAAATATACAAAAATTTGCACGCTGGAAACACCAAGCAGCTTCATAGCAATGCTAAGGAAAGCCTTGTCATAAACGGCCATCACTAGTAAAAGCACACCTTGAGATCAATCAGTTCAATGTTTCCATTCTCAGGCCATGATGATGGTGGACGGCAATTCTCAATAACCAGTGGTGCTTCACTAGGAATCTTACAGTATTGATAAATGCGCTCAACAGAGATTATCCTGTTCTCTAGTTTACAGAAGCTCAATATCCACCTTGACATGCGAGCATTTAAATTAAGTCCATATGTCACAGCGAGCCCAGCCATGCCTGTCAATTTGGAAGTCCATTTAGATGCTGGATAAATTTTGGCTGACAAGAGGATGCAAGTTTTCTACTGCACAGAACAAGATACTGTAGTATAAAGCAAGCTCACAGTAGAAGCATGTGAAACATAAAACATACTTGGTTCAATTGTGCCAGGAGGAAAGCTCACAAGTATTGCCATGCAAAAAGCAAAGACGAAAGTCGAGAGCAATTCCATTCGCAGGCAGAGCCACTCAATCGCAGCAAGGCTAGAAAATAAAGGCCGAGCAAAACAGTCAAGAAGGTAAAGATTCCTTTTCATGAACCTTTTCTCTTGACCAAAACCCCTTATTGTAGCAGCACCAGCAATTGATTCACTAAACAAATGGATCACTGGAGACTTCTGGACACTCAAAATCCTAGTCAGTTCCCTTGATGAAGCAATATAATACCTCTGCAAAGGTGACAGTAGTTGCAGGTGTTAGTAAAACTTCACTCCAATTTACCAGAAATAGATCTTCTAAATAGGTAATTACTTATCACTGAGATAGTTGAACAATAATTTAAGAGAATAAAGCTAGAAATATATCATTTAATAAACATTAGCATGCAAACCAACCAATGACTTTGAACATACAGTGGGAAACATACTGTGCCTATGTCCAGTGATCAATACCCTTGTGATAAGGATCAGTTAGGCAAAAGTAAACTCTGTTTATACTACCCATCATGCCAAAGGTGATTGGAGTTCTCAAAATCTATAGGCTGTCCTATAGCaattttctaatgtcatgaaaaACAAGCTGGTGATATTAAATCTCCAATATATAGATAAAACTTAATATCTAGTGATCAAAATATTTACCTGCATCCACATGCATGCAATAGCCATGGGAACTATAAGAATCAGAACTTGCCATGTGACTTTGCTCATGACAGCAACAATTCCGAGGAGTTGAATTGTTGTTGATGCAAATCCACCAAGCCTGAACGCTATATCAAGGTCCACAACACTTTGATCTACAGAAACCTGATATAAAGTATGAATAAGGGAACTCAGGAAGTACATATTATAGACTTCTACTAGCATGGGCAAGAGCAAGACTTACTCGGTTCAAAATCCTCCCAGATGGTGTGGTGTCAAAGAATGACATCGGAGCTCGAAAGACACACCTAAGCATTTTCACGAAAAGCTTCTGCGCAGCTGCTAAACCAAACGTAGCCACAAGAAGGCTTCTCACAAACACAAACAATGAACTCCCAAAAGCAAGGGACATATAAACAACAAGGAGGACCACACTATCTGTTTTGGGTGCATCTCCTTCTGTTTGTGGGTTTGCCCATGCCATCCACCAGTTGCTCGCGATCTGAAGCACTTGGAACATGGTTTGAGCCAGGATAATTAGTGGTATCAGTGTACCTTTGTAGGCTTCCCCCATGTACGACAAATAAACATTTAAGCTAACTCTTCCTCGTACCCTTTCCTCCTCTTGGACAGTACGCTTCTTCTTACGCTCttcattcttctttttttcctttattCCGCGTGTATTAGATGGTTGACCATTTTCACGCACCTTGTTTTTCAGGTTATCGATATTACTAATACTTGGTGTCAATCTTTTGTTAGGAATCGAAGACGAAACTGTATCTCCATCAGAATCTTCAAAAATGTCCATGGTTTCAATAGCTTCCTTATGAGCAGAAACCAAAGCATTGAAGTCAGTTCCAGCTTGCAGAAGATCATCGTACTTTCCAGCTTGGGTGATATGGCCATCTTTAAGAACCTGTACCATGACAGAAGCATAAAAGAGACGATATTAATATAGGTTCATTAGAGTATTAGACCATGTCCATGAGAACTAGTTATGAAGATAACTAGCCCTCATGTAGAGATCGCATACATTGTTAgcttccaaaagacaaagatAGGCCAATAGGCAATATGATTATTAGAGAACAATTTGATATGATGATGGAAATTGAAACGGCACGCCCATGTGCATTAGTCATCATAATATACATAATTATATGAAAATACGGCTACCACTTACCAGTATCAGGTCAGCAGCTGGTAGAAACTCAACCTGATGGGTTACATAAATTACTGTTTTGGCTGCTAGTGCACTCAATATATACTCCTGCAACGCAGAAGCAGAGGTGTTATGCAATAGAAACAGCTTCACAAATAATTAGAATAAGGTAACAGCAGTAGCAACCTTAAATAGTTCGCTCCCAGTATGAGCATCAACAGCACTGAAGGGATCATCAAGCAAATAAATATCAGCATCTTGGTACAGTGCTCTAGCAAGCTGGACTCTTTGTTTCTGGCCTCCACTCAAATTAATACCTCTATCACCAATAATGGTCTGGTCTCCATATTGGAGCAACTCAAGATCTTTCTTCAGAGAGCAAGCCGCAATGACTCTCTTGTAACGTTGTCTATCCATTGGACTGCCAAACAGAATATTGTCCTCAATGTTTCCAGATTGTATCCAGGCAGTCTGAGGAACATACGCTGCTGTGCCACTTATCCTGACCTGAAAAAGGAGAGGGGGGGGAACATAAATGTAACAGAACTGGAATACGAGTtaacatcatttttttttgtatttatacTTACATGACCACACAATTTGGGTATCTCCCCAAGTATAGACGATAGTAGACTTGATTTTCCAGAACCAATGACTCCACAGACTGCCACTCTCATACCTCTCACTACACTAAGGTGGATACCAGAAAGTGTAGGGGTTGGAGAGTATGGGTTCCAAGAGAATGTACCATCCTTAATATCAATCGCCTTGTCTGTACTACTTTGCGGAACATTTATAGTTGCATCATCTGGCAGTTCTTCTTGCTGCAGAAAATGAGCCAAACGATCCAGAGACACCCTTGTCTGCGCCATCATAGAGATGAGATCCGGGAAGTTCCTCAGAGGTTCTTGAAGGATCCGAAATGTTGCTAAAGCAGAAAGAACCCCTCCTGCAGTGAGCTGGCCACCGAGCAATATGCAAGTCCCAAAAGTTATGACTGCGACAAAGATGGGCGAACTCCAGAAAACAAATGTAACTGCAGCCTGTGAGTACAGAGCCCATCGAAGCCACCTGCATTCCACATTCCTCATCTCTTCCAACTGCAGCCGGTAACGATCCTCCCATGCCTGCAGCTTCAGAATTCTCATATTCTTCAAGCACTCTGAAGTCTTGCGCATGCGCTCATCTTTTGATGCCATCAATTTATCTTGGTAGTGCTCCTGCAGCTTTGCCACAGGAACAGAGGCTGCGATCGATAGCACAGTCGCTATCAATGTTGAAACCATGGCAATCCCGACGTTCTTGTACAGGATGGCGAGCGCAAGAACGATCTGCAGTGGAAGCATCCAGATGTCATGAAAGTACCATGCATAGTCCCCCACACGCTGCACATCGACGGCCATGTAATTCACAATCTCACCACTGGTGTGGCTCTGGCGTGAGGCGTTCGACAGTCGGAGACCCTTCCTATACACCATGGCAGTGAGCCCAGACTTGACATGGATTCCCATGATGTCCACACCCAGGTACCACTGTCGAGCAGTAAGTGTCTCAAGCAATTTTGCTATGAAAAATATGGAGGCAAGGATGTAACCTTCATGGGGGAAAGCAATGTTGCCACTGAGGTAGTCCACAAAGTAGCTGATCAGGTAAGGGCCAacatatgacacaattgtgttGACAGCAGCAAATGCACCGTTGATGGCAGCCTCACGCCAGAATGACTTGAGTATTGCCCATGTCAGCGACGGCTCCCTGTCAGGATGTTCTAGCCGCTGGCGCTCGTAGTGAGCGCTCATGGCCTTGTAGCATGATTTTGCTCGGTCCTTGTGAGCCAGCAGGGGTATGTCAGCCAACTCCAGTGGCCGCTGCGCACCAATTGAGAGCAAGGGGCTAAGCCATGACAACGTTGCGAGGCTGAGGATCCCAGCATCACCGTAGGGAGTGACCCTCAGGCACCCGGGCTCCTCCTCTGCCTCTCTTCGCTGCCTACCGAGCAACAGTGGCTCATGCACACCGTTCTCATCCGTAAACTCGAATTCCAAACCGGTGGATCCCATGAAACCAACCAGGCACAGGAAGCCGAGGGCCGGCACTGACGCGAAGTTGACAACCATGTGCGCATAATCCAC from Panicum virgatum strain AP13 chromosome 9K, P.virgatum_v5, whole genome shotgun sequence encodes:
- the LOC120647346 gene encoding uncharacterized protein LOC120647346; this encodes MEWSWLCCGRSNARCAAVNLPEPFHLPAPMPEWPQGGSFAKGTICIGELDVVNITKFRSIWSCSGASFYEPEGVPDGFYCLGHYAQQNNRPLQGFLIVAREVASHQQINSKPALEKPLDYSLVWTNANLNEDENSECGCFWLPSPPNGYKALGYVVTKGPKKPSLEAVRCVRDDLTDTCEHVRSIVNIENACQIWQTRPCHRGVRGHGVPVGTFSCEIDSTDSKKSRVPCLKNFDSNLRAMPNLEQINALIKHYGPTVFFHPQETYLPSSVSWFFENGATVYKKDKKMGDAILPGGSNLPAGGTNDGEYWIDLPDDDRKEHVKVGNLKSAELYAHVKPAHGGTFTDIAMWVFCPFNGPATIKVSFASFALQKVGRHVGDWEHFTLRVSNFSGVLSSIYFSQHSGGEWVDACNLEFISGNKAIVYSSRNGHASYPHPGCYLMGSEKLGVGVRNDVARSNFSVDSSMQYKIISAGHLGDVVVEPRWLQYMREWGPAVTYNSRSEIDTVLSFLPFFLRFTVEAIFNSLPDELYEEEGPTGPKEKNNWEGDERS
- the LOC120647344 gene encoding ABC transporter C family MRP4 codes for the protein MPPSFPSLPLPEAAAAAAHAALLALAALLLLLRATRALASRCASCLKAAPRRGRAAAAAGGGALAATAGAWHRAVLASCAYALLLQVAALSYEVAVAGSRVAAGALLLPAVQAVAWAALLALALQARPLGWASFPALVRVWWVVSFALCVGIAYDDSRRLIGDEPRTVDYAHMVVNFASVPALGFLCLVGFMGSTGLEFEFTDENGVHEPLLLGRQRREAEEEPGCLRVTPYGDAGILSLATLSWLSPLLSIGAQRPLELADIPLLAHKDRAKSCYKAMSAHYERQRLEHPDREPSLTWAILKSFWREAAINGAFAAVNTIVSYVGPYLISYFVDYLSGNIAFPHEGYILASIFFIAKLLETLTARQWYLGVDIMGIHVKSGLTAMVYRKGLRLSNASRQSHTSGEIVNYMAVDVQRVGDYAWYFHDIWMLPLQIVLALAILYKNVGIAMVSTLIATVLSIAASVPVAKLQEHYQDKLMASKDERMRKTSECLKNMRILKLQAWEDRYRLQLEEMRNVECRWLRWALYSQAAVTFVFWSSPIFVAVITFGTCILLGGQLTAGGVLSALATFRILQEPLRNFPDLISMMAQTRVSLDRLAHFLQQEELPDDATINVPQSSTDKAIDIKDGTFSWNPYSPTPTLSGIHLSVVRGMRVAVCGVIGSGKSSLLSSILGEIPKLCGHVRISGTAAYVPQTAWIQSGNIEDNILFGSPMDRQRYKRVIAACSLKKDLELLQYGDQTIIGDRGINLSGGQKQRVQLARALYQDADIYLLDDPFSAVDAHTGSELFKEYILSALAAKTVIYVTHQVEFLPAADLILVLKDGHITQAGKYDDLLQAGTDFNALVSAHKEAIETMDIFEDSDGDTVSSSIPNKRLTPSISNIDNLKNKVRENGQPSNTRGIKEKKKNEERKKKRTVQEEERVRGRVSLNVYLSYMGEAYKGTLIPLIILAQTMFQVLQIASNWWMAWANPQTEGDAPKTDSVVLLVVYMSLAFGSSLFVFVRSLLVATFGLAAAQKLFVKMLRCVFRAPMSFFDTTPSGRILNRVSVDQSVVDLDIAFRLGGFASTTIQLLGIVAVMSKVTWQVLILIVPMAIACMWMQRYYIASSRELTRILSVQKSPVIHLFSESIAGAATIRGFGQEKRFMKRNLYLLDCFARPLFSSLAAIEWLCLRMELLSTFVFAFCMAILVSFPPGTIEPSMAGLAVTYGLNLNARMSRWILSFCKLENRIISVERIYQYCKIPSEAPLVIENCRPPSSWPENGNIELIDLKVRYKDDLPLVLHGVSCMFPGGKKIGIVGRTGSGKSTLIQALFRLIEPTGGKIIIDNIDISAIGLHDLRSRLSIIPQDPTLFEGTIRMNLDPLEERPDQEIWEALEKCQLGEVIRSKEEKLDSPVLENGDNWSVGQRQLIALGRALLKQAKILVLDEATASVDTATDNLIQKIIRSEFKDCTVCTIAHRIPTVIDSDLVLVLSDGKVAEFDTPQKLLEDKSSMFMQLVSEYSTRSSCI